In a genomic window of Zingiber officinale cultivar Zhangliang chromosome 9B, Zo_v1.1, whole genome shotgun sequence:
- the LOC122024542 gene encoding gibberellin receptor GID1C-like isoform X1, whose product MAGSNEVNANESKMVVPLHTWVLISNFKLAYNMVRRPDGTFDRHLAEFLDRKVPANASPVNGVVSFDILINRASNLLARIYRPAPPNSSHPATPLAGLHHPPSPDQFPVIIFYHGGSFAHSSSNTAIYDSLCRRFVSLCGAVVISVDYRRSPEYRYPCAYDDGWEALKWASTEPWLHSGKDSKLRVFLCGDSSGGNIAHHVAVRAAESGIDVSGNILLNPMFGGNRRTDSEVRLDGKYFVTIQDRDWYWKAYLPEGADRDHPACNPFGPNGGTLKELPFTRSLVIVAGLDLVQDWQLAYVEGLKKAGKDVKLVYREQATIGFYLLPNTDHFYEVMEEIKNFVSSNL is encoded by the exons ATGGCGGGAAGCAACGAGGTGAACGCCAACGAGTCGAAG ATGGTGGTTCCCCTCCACACATGGGTTCTCATCTCCAACTTCAAGCTGGCCTACAACATGGTCCGCCGCCCTGATGGCACCTTCGATCGACACCTAGCCGAATTCCTCGACCGCAAGGTCCCCGCCAATGCCTCACCAGTCAACGGCGTCGTCTCCTTCGACATCCTCATCAACCGCGCTAGCAACCTCCTCGCGCGCATCTACCGCCCCGCACCTCCCAACTCCTCTCACCCCGCCACGCCCCTGGCAGGTCTTCACCACCCTCCCTCGCCAGACCAGTTCCCCGTCATCATCTTCTACCACGGCGGCAGCTTCGCCCACTCCTCTTCCAACACTGCCATTTACGACTCCCTCTGCCGCCGCTTCGTCTCCCTCTGCGGCGCTGTAGTCATCTCGGTCGACTACCGGAGATCACCGGAGTACAGGTATCCCTGCGCTTATGATGACGGATGGGAAGCCCTCAAGTGGGCTTCCACTGAACCATGGCTCCACAGTGGCAAGGATTCTAAGCTTCGGGTCTTCCTCTGTGGTGACAGCTCTGGGGGCAATATTGCTCACCATGTAGCTGTGAGAGCCGCAGAGTCAGGGATCGATGTGTCAGGCAACATTCTTCTCAACCCCATGTTCGGTGGAAATCGCCGAACCGACTCCGAGGTGAGGCTGGATGGGAAATACTTCGTCACCATTCAGGACAGAGATTGGTATTGGAAGGCATATCTCCCAGAAGGAGCTGACAGGGATCACCCAGCCTGCAATCCCTTCGGCCCAAACGGTGGGACTCTCAAAGAGCTTCCGTTCACAAGGAGCCTCGTCATAGTTGCGGGCTTGGATCTTGTCCAGGATTGGCAATTGGCCTATGTTGAGGGATTAAAGAAGGCAGGCAAAGATGTGAAGCTTGTGTACCGTGAACAGGCCACAATTGGGTTCTATTTGTTGCCAAACACTGACCATTTCTATGAGGTAATGGAGGAGATTAAGAACTTTGTCAGTTCTAACCTATAG
- the LOC122024542 gene encoding gibberellin receptor GID1C-like isoform X2, whose amino-acid sequence MVVPLHTWVLISNFKLAYNMVRRPDGTFDRHLAEFLDRKVPANASPVNGVVSFDILINRASNLLARIYRPAPPNSSHPATPLAGLHHPPSPDQFPVIIFYHGGSFAHSSSNTAIYDSLCRRFVSLCGAVVISVDYRRSPEYRYPCAYDDGWEALKWASTEPWLHSGKDSKLRVFLCGDSSGGNIAHHVAVRAAESGIDVSGNILLNPMFGGNRRTDSEVRLDGKYFVTIQDRDWYWKAYLPEGADRDHPACNPFGPNGGTLKELPFTRSLVIVAGLDLVQDWQLAYVEGLKKAGKDVKLVYREQATIGFYLLPNTDHFYEVMEEIKNFVSSNL is encoded by the coding sequence ATGGTGGTTCCCCTCCACACATGGGTTCTCATCTCCAACTTCAAGCTGGCCTACAACATGGTCCGCCGCCCTGATGGCACCTTCGATCGACACCTAGCCGAATTCCTCGACCGCAAGGTCCCCGCCAATGCCTCACCAGTCAACGGCGTCGTCTCCTTCGACATCCTCATCAACCGCGCTAGCAACCTCCTCGCGCGCATCTACCGCCCCGCACCTCCCAACTCCTCTCACCCCGCCACGCCCCTGGCAGGTCTTCACCACCCTCCCTCGCCAGACCAGTTCCCCGTCATCATCTTCTACCACGGCGGCAGCTTCGCCCACTCCTCTTCCAACACTGCCATTTACGACTCCCTCTGCCGCCGCTTCGTCTCCCTCTGCGGCGCTGTAGTCATCTCGGTCGACTACCGGAGATCACCGGAGTACAGGTATCCCTGCGCTTATGATGACGGATGGGAAGCCCTCAAGTGGGCTTCCACTGAACCATGGCTCCACAGTGGCAAGGATTCTAAGCTTCGGGTCTTCCTCTGTGGTGACAGCTCTGGGGGCAATATTGCTCACCATGTAGCTGTGAGAGCCGCAGAGTCAGGGATCGATGTGTCAGGCAACATTCTTCTCAACCCCATGTTCGGTGGAAATCGCCGAACCGACTCCGAGGTGAGGCTGGATGGGAAATACTTCGTCACCATTCAGGACAGAGATTGGTATTGGAAGGCATATCTCCCAGAAGGAGCTGACAGGGATCACCCAGCCTGCAATCCCTTCGGCCCAAACGGTGGGACTCTCAAAGAGCTTCCGTTCACAAGGAGCCTCGTCATAGTTGCGGGCTTGGATCTTGTCCAGGATTGGCAATTGGCCTATGTTGAGGGATTAAAGAAGGCAGGCAAAGATGTGAAGCTTGTGTACCGTGAACAGGCCACAATTGGGTTCTATTTGTTGCCAAACACTGACCATTTCTATGAGGTAATGGAGGAGATTAAGAACTTTGTCAGTTCTAACCTATAG